One stretch of Archocentrus centrarchus isolate MPI-CPG fArcCen1 chromosome 5, fArcCen1, whole genome shotgun sequence DNA includes these proteins:
- the LOC115780621 gene encoding uncharacterized protein LOC115780621: MQLRSANQDFISNGVLLTPGHKLKSDILESLAQEIIKFKAYPSNLEIESVAEALIKAHPCLREQGSFSGFYGWKISLKYKMANYRTKLRKLGCPELSINSLKHKPADRCQPAYDVKKPRKAEVNFCPPYPAGETQDSLEGERLALLSEVKKRHNDKVIKEKMAKTFAYRRQEVVRDKPMMAEFKIRWPGLFTVAEVEAEFVRITTAPLVSKFHAQLDQPSSSKCSKKKGGFAGTNISRSLIPITQNESIEKRRGCILRALCIYLNEDPNILFKEYLDTDGTAVERTSVILRN; encoded by the exons ATGCAACTTCGAAGTGCAAACCAGGACTTCATATCAAATGGAGTTCTTCTGACACCCGGTCATAAACTTAAATCAGACATCTTGGAAAGTCTGGCTCAGGAAATCATCAAGTTCAAGGCATATCCCTCAAACTTGGAAATTGAATCTGTTGCTGAAGCTTTGATCAAAGCACATCCATGTTTGAGAGAACAGGGATCCTTCAGTGGTTTCTACGGCTGGAAAATAAGCCTTAAGTATAAGATGGCAAACTACAGGACAAAACTTAGAAAGTTGGGGTGCCCAGAACTGAGCATCAATTCCCTCAAGCACAAACCTGCAGATAGATGTCAGCCTGCCTACGATGTCAAAAAACCGAGGAAAGCCGAAGTAAATTTTTGTCCTCCCTATCCTGCTGGAGAGACCCAGGACAGCCTTGAAGGGGAAAGATTGGCGTTGTTATCTGAGGTCAAGAAGAGACATAATGATAAAGTTATCAAAGAAAAGATGGCTAAGACGTTCGCATACAGAAGGCAGGAGGTTGTCAGAGACAAGCCCATGATGGCAGAGTTCAAGATCAGATGGCCAGGACTGTTCACTGTGGCAGAG GTGGAAGCAGAATTTGTGAGGATCACTACTGCCCCCCTTGTCTCAAAGTTCCATGCACAGCTTGACCAACCCAGCTCATCAAAGTGTTCCAAGAAGAAAGGAGGCTTTGCAGGGACTAACATTAGCAGGAGTTTGATCCCAATCACACAG aATGAAAGTATTGAAAAGAGGAGGGGGTGCATCCTGAGGGCGCTTTGTATCTACCTCAACGAAGACCCGAACATCCTCTTCAAAGAATACCTG GATACTGATGGTACGGCTGTAGAGAGAACCTCAGTTATCCTAAGGAACTGA